In Theileria equi strain WA chromosome 4 map unlocalized gcontig_1105316255033, whole genome shotgun sequence, the following are encoded in one genomic region:
- a CDS encoding conserved hypothetical protein (encoded by transcript BEWA_014140A) produces the protein MPPLPFEKAILRRIVPSWNETLHFLLSKKIIEKDSIAHIRDEVLKTRDFGNTQFGLTNGLLVISVGCDLNRLLFYLLLYTVNPLHVYDSTFYPPKDCNGKVDVDALNDCPPLGVHNVDYSIRSNEVYRRIFDLGQDGRGSHARIWQKSQLFKDVNIQGALKMRNRLIFVLGYELGEYVSVATGFAHTIKRICRKPGSYPEVESVKIPMVEFLDGNSMSTFRERLYLNGGIFCLPSRILLADILTTKIIPELIGGIIIMNAHRIIDDYNIPFVIRLVRSRNRIAFIKALSDSHSSLRPPGKITFVLKSLFTRDFFLFPRYSTIFEDVLNCSHVQPETFEAVLELSKAAKDIYFAIVRLIQRLLDDLQRNDSTFQDLDMNRIIYSRSTSKLLRSIFENKVLTVNSNYIKRDIESIVNLKYLLDKLLHMDPASFHAYAEQLRSSDPEAPWLFTPDGNLIYKLSTARLFTLSSDTESGIVVDVERHKKADYLREILLNEHVSCEEVGTLFKSAFSWVKSPRVFHNHLRSIRNGIYANLSIHSIRRTLVRKEYKNLHRLCKFLSAGRSLKRRVMILVDNAYMQEYLYALLESNVNNFDEQMFLRYIYQRAECYKFTNMQTDKEFTSFTSYHYHQCVNKSRDETNKLIYNYVRSQIHLLNMNVIRNPFMYINAVDDLSSSDELGETETPRKVDNDSNGIKGFIRFRQSKHFVSNIYVTHVLSYNNRPAALKGILQEKLDSKSESEILAKCPVTDLIYLFQDIKPTLIIVFTPNTHIFRVIEQYCALNFYAKKRNYLRVHVLSYKDCLETHRFKKDLKTELESWGQLQKEKETSVVQLDESVLTRGISVVNGQALIDMRELRSKLPFHLYSNGIQLFPICLDIGDYVLTPDICVERKKLEDLIMSFNNGRLAKQVGEMCSAYEFPFLLIEFENSETFHFPSFTTENKSGLNFLYTKLIILCCNFPKLRLIWGASPGDSANVFIALKKGRGEPDAISNNIQIKDARKSIADKPNEEESATFDTESPVVLRRPEHVKNRDALKILRKIPGVTTHNISLILGKVNSLLHLSELSMKELSSFLPQSDAKSIYEFFNEPITDY, from the exons ATGCCTCCACTGCCTTTTGAAAAGGCAATTTTACGACGAATAGTACCATCGTGGAACGAAACTCTACACTTTTTACTATCTAAAAAGATAATAGAAAAGGATTCCATAGCACACATCAGGGATGAAGTGCTGAAGACAAGAGATTTTGGCAACACGCAGTTCGGTCTAACAAATGGGCTCCTGGTCATCTCAGTTGGCTGCGATCTCAATAGACTGCTCTTCTATCTGCTTCTTTACACGGTCAATCCGCTGCACGTGTATGATTCCACCTTTTATCCCCCAAAAGACTGCAACGGTAAAGTTGATGTTGACGCACTGAATGACTGTCCACCCCTCGGCGTGCATAATGTGGACTATAGCATACGTTCAAATGAGGTGTATAGGCGGATATTCGATCTAGGGCAAGATGGCAGAGGATCTCATGCCAGAATTTGGCAAAAATCTCAGCTGTTCAAAGACGTCAACATCCAAGGAGCGCTCAAGATGCGCAATCGTCTGATATTCGTCTTGGGTTATGAGCTTGGAGAATACGTTTCTGTTGCAACTGGATTCGCCCATACAATAAAGAGAATATGTCGCAAACCCGGATCCTATCCTGAGGTGGAATCCGTCAAGATTCCCATGGTTGAGTTCCTGGATGGCAATAGCATGTCTACGTTTAGAGAACGGCTGTATCTCAACGGTGGAATATTTTGTCTTCCTAGTAGGATCTTGTTGGCTGATATACTAACCACAAAGATTATCCCAGAATTAATCGGTGGCATTATAATTATGAATGCTCACAGGATAATAGACGACTATAACATACCGTTTGTAATCAGACTGGTAAGATCCAGAAATCGCATAGCCTTTATCAAGGCACTATCGGATTCACACAGTTCCTTGAGACCACCCGGAAAAATAACCTTTGTACTAAAATCACTATTTACAAGGGACTTTTTTTTATTTCCACGATATAGCACTATCTTTGAAGATGTTTTAAATTGCAGTCACGTACAGCCAGAAACATTTGAGGCTGTGTTAGAGCTTAGCAAGGCCGCAAAGGATATTTACTTTGCAATAGTACGGCTGATTCAACGATTGTTGGATGATTTGCAGAGGAATGATTCAACATTCCAGGATTTAGACATGAATCGCATCATATACTCAAGATCCACCAGTAAACTTTTGAGGAGTATTTTTGAAAACAAGGTCCTGACGGTGAATTCAAACTATATAAAACGCGATATTGAGAGTATTGTAAATTTGAAATACCTGCTGGATAAACTCCTTCACATGGATCCTGCAAGCTTTCACGCATACGCAGAGCAACTGAGATCCTCAGATCCTGAAGCACCATGGCTTTTTACTCCAGATGGAAACCTCATATACAAACTTTCTACTGCAAGGCTCTTTACGTTATCTTCTGATACAGAGAGTGGAATTGTGGTTGATGTAGAACGTCACAAGAAGGCAGACTACTTGCGAGAGATTTTACTTAATGAACATGTATCTTGCGAGGAAGTGGGAACTTTGTTCAAATCTGCGTTTTCCTGGGTGAAAAGTCCTCGTGTTTTTCACAACCATTTGAGGAGCATTAGAAATGGGATTTATGCAAATTTGAGTATACACTCAATTAGACGTACACTGGTACGGAAGGaatacaaaaatttgcataggttatgcaaatttttgtcAGCTGGTAGAAGCTTAAAGAGGAGGGTTATGATTTTGGTAGATAATGCCTACATGCAAGAATATCTGTACGCTCTCTTAGAGTCAAATGTGAACAATTTTGACGAGCAGATGTTTCTCCGCTATATTTATCAAAGAGCAGAATGTTACAAATTCACAAACATGCAGACTGATAAGGAGTTTACATCCTTCACTAGTTATCATTACCATCAGTGTGTAAATAAAAGTCGAGATGAAACAAATAAGCTAATTTACAACTATGTAAGATCACAAATACATCTTTTGAACATGAATGTCATAAGGAACCCCTTCATGTATATTAACGCTGTAGATGATCTCTCTTCGTCTGACGAACTAGGCGAAACAGAAACACCCAGAAAGGTGGATAATGATAGCAATGGTATAAAGGGGTTTATAAGGTTTCGCCAAAGCAAACACTTTGTATCTAATATTTACGTAACGCACGTGTTGTCGTACAATAATCGTCCTGCGGCTCTCAAGGGAATATTACAGGAAAAACTAGACTCCAAATCTGAGAGTGAAATTCTCGCGAAATGCCCTGTAACTGATCTCATATATCTTTTTCAGGATATAAAACCAACGCTTATAATCGTGTTTACTCCAAATACTCATATATTCCGGGTAATTGAGCAGTACTGTGCGCTAAATTTTTATGCAAAGAAACGCAATTATTTGAGGGTGCATGTGTTGTCCTATAAGGACTGTCTGGAGACTCATCGATTTAAAAAGGATCTAAAGACTGAGCTTGAAAGTTGGGGACAGTTgcaaaaggaaaaggaaacaTCAGTAGTACAGCTTGATGAATCTGTCTTGACAAGGGGTATTTCAGTTGTAAACGGGCAAGCACTCATTGATATGAGAGAACTCCGCAGTAAGCTTCCGTTTCACCTCTATTCAAATGGAATTCAATTGTTTCCAATTTGCCTGGACATTGGTGACTATGTGCTAACTCCAGACATTTGCGTAGAACGCAAGAAACTGGAAGACCTTATAATGTCATTTAACAATGGAAGGCTTGCAAAACAGGTTGGAGAAATGTGTAGTGCATACGAGTTTCCCTTTCTCCTGATCGAATTTGAGAATTCCGAAACATTTcactttccatcctttaccaCCGAAAATAAGTCTGGGCTAAACTTTTTGTATACCAA ACTAATAATCTTATGCTGTAATTTTCCAAAGCTGAGACTTATTTGGGGAGCATCTCCTGGCGACTCTGCCAACGTTTTCATAGCCCTAAAG AAGGGAAGAGGTGAACCAGATGCGATCTCTAATAATATCCAGATCAAAGATGCTAGAAAAAGTATAGCTGACAAGCCAAATGAGGAGGAGTCCGCAACGTTTGATACAGAGTCCCCGGTGGTTTTAAGGAGGCCAGAACACGTTAAAAACAGGGACGCTTTAAAGATATTGCGTAAAATTCCCGGGGTGACCACACATAATATATCACTGATTCTCGGAAAG GTAAATTCCCTACTACACTTGAGTGAACTTTCTATGAAAGAactttcatcatttttgcCACAGTCGGATGCAAAATCGATATACGAGTTTTTTAATGAGCCAATTACCGACTATTAA
- a CDS encoding Helicase associated domain HA2 containing protein (encoded by transcript BEWA_014150A) produces MDVFDDYQVTRLPKSQKAIPKSKPMEEKSSRRPKFLDSNDDHIDYNALKEYGGGYESNRRNFQSKREENDREMSAYDRILDHMWYDRDDESFMMQNNYDEENSYYLAEREAKRQAQLPGHKVAVNRSDKKKTSLSFQKHIDNSLWELTRLKQGGAGSRLATLEMQELNSSNVHKDEAKKIVLVRNVIPPFIYDVYDKDLNLDDLSSGEDTFNQIYNKFLNQAISVVKDMTSDIAAMAKKGSMVMRRLKEESERNATRVRFWDLEGSKLGSLLKLDQIDAQEPEEEHFSTIENNKYSNLINEDLPEEELKEKIEAQRKKLKNTRESLPVFQCRDELLQYVDQFQVMVIVGETGSGKTTQLAQYLYEHGYAKSGIIGCTQPRRVAAVSVCQRVAEEVGTRVGDLVGYSIRFEDVTSKSTSIKFMTDGILLRETLMDPDLDRYSCIIMDEAHERSLNTDVLFGILKSVLARRRDIRVIVTSATMDADKFSRFFGNCPIYKIQGRTFPVRIEYLRSMGNDYVEAAVEKCISLHISEGPGDVLIFMTGQDDINATCELLDLKLYSIMKVANNIDLEPFCVLPIYSQLPSELQQRVFKKYPYRKVIVSTNIAETSLTFEGIKFVIDSGFCKLKVYNPKVGMDSLQITPVSQAGANQRAGRAGRTAPGICFRLYTERTYINDLFENNVPEIRRTNLCNVVLLLKSLKIKRLTEFDFIDPPNVESILSAMLQLWILGGIDETGELTDVGKRMVQYPLEPPLAKIIIAGESEGCLSEVLTVVSVLSAPNIFVVENESDASRESADNAAREKFLVPESDHLTLLNVYKQWCLNGRSASWCQDNKIQHKSLKRAAEVRQQLVEITTKQKLPETSCGNDWDAVRKAICAGYFHNASKLKGFGEYSNLRSFAPCFLHPSSALYGMGYTPDYVVYHEVVITTKEYMRYVTAVYAEWLYQLGPSFFYLKNIDASGQAQRTRDKLENQRLLQDMYIKRTREDTLKKSQEDDANTNEVIFGSRKIKRRNNVPIIKDTNG; encoded by the exons TGTCTGCATACGATCGTATACTCGACCATATGTGGTATGATCGTGATGATGAGAGCTTCATGATGCAAAATAATTACGATGAAGAAAACTCGTATTATTTAGCAGAACGTGAAGCAAAACGGCAAGCTCAGCTTCCTGGTCATAAAGTAGCCGTAAATAGGTCAGATAAGAAGAAAACATCTCTATCATTCCAGAAACATATTGATAATTCACTATGGGAATTGACACGTCTAAAGCAGGGCGGAGCTGGTTCACGCTTAGCTACGCTAGAAATGCAGGAATTAAACTCATCAAATGTTCACAAGGATGAAGCGAAAAAAATCGTCCTAGTCAGAAATGTCATACCTCCGTTCATATACGATGTTTATGACAAGGATCTCAATTTAGACGATCTCAGCAGTGGAGAGGATACATTCAATCAGATTTAcaacaaatttttaaatcaaGCAATATCAGTTGTAAAAGATATGACATCAGATATCGCAGCAATGGCCAAAAAGGGAAGTATGGTCATGCGTAGGctaaaggaagaatctgagCGGAACGCGACAAGGGTGCGTTTCTGGGACTTGGAAGGATCCAAACTAGGCTCCCTTCTAAAACTTGACCAAATTGACGCTCAAGAACCAGAGGAGGAACATTTTTCCACGattgaaaataataaatattcaaatttGATCAATGAAGACCTAcctgaagaagagttgaaggaaaagattgaAGCACAACGTAAAAAACTAAAGAATACGCGCGAAAGTCTTCCAGTATTTCAATGTAGAGATGAATTACTGCAATATGTGGATCAGTTTCAGGTGATGGTAATTGTTGGTGAAACTGGGTCAGGAAAAACAACTCAGTTGGCACAATATTTATATGAACACGGTTACGCAAAATCTGGAATTATAGGATGTACTCAGCCGCGTAGAGTTGCAGCAGTGTCTGTTTGTCAGCGTGTAGCCGAGGAAGTTGGTACCAGAGTGGGAGATCTAGTTGGCTATTCGATTCGTTTTGAGGATGTCACTAGTAAATCTACCTCTATAAAGTTCATGACTGACGGTATACTTCTTCGTGAAACTTTGATGGACCCTGATTTGGATCGCTATAGTTGTATAATCATGGACGAAGCACATGAAAGGAGTTTGAATACTGATGTTTTGtttggaattttaaaatcagTGTTGGCTAGAAGACGCGATATTCGTGTAATTGTCACATCCGCTACTATGGATGCCGATAAATTCTCGAGATTTTTTGGAAACTGTCCaatttataaaatacaaGGAAGAACTTTCCCAGTGAGAATTGAATATCTCAGGTCGATGGGAAACGACTATGTAGAAGCTGCCGTTGAAAAGTGTATATCTCTTCATATTTCAGAGGGACCTGGAGAtgttttaatatttatgaCTGGTCAGGATGATATTAATGCTACTTGTGAGCTTTTGGATTTAAAACTCTATAGCATCATGAAAGTTGCAAATAATATCGATTTGGAGCCTTTTTGTGTCTTACCCATATATAGTCAACTTCCTAGTGAATTGCAACAACGTgttttcaaaaaatatccCTACCGTAAGGTAATTGTTTCCACCAACATTGCAGAAACATCTCTAACATTTGAAGGTATAAAATTTGTCATTGATTCTGGGTTTTGTAAGTTAAAAGTCTACAATCCAAAAGTTGGAATGGATAGTCTGCAGATCACTCCAGTTAGCCAAGCTGGTGCCAATCAGAGAGCTGGAAGAGCAGGGAGAACTGCACCTGGAATATGCTTTAGATTGTACACTGAACGTACCTATATTAATGATTTATTTGAGAATAATGTCCCAGAGATTCGGAGAACAAACTTATGCAACGTCGTTCTCCTTTTAAAATCGCTAAAGATTAAACGGTTGACAGAGTTTGACTTTATAGACCCTCCAAATGTGGAGAGCATTTTGAGTGCTATGCTACAGTTGTGGATTCTGGGAGGCATTGATGAGACTGGAGAACTCACAGATGTAGGAAAGAGAATGGTTCAATACCCATTAGAACCTCCATTGGCAAAGATAATAATAGCAGGTGAAAGTGAGGGGTGTCTATCTGAGGTTTTAACTGTGGTTTCTGTCCTATCTGCACCAAACATATTTGTTGTCGAGAACGAATCTGACGCCAGCAGGGAAAGTGCAGATAATGCAGCCAGAGAAAAGTTTTTGGTTCCAGAAAGTGATCATCTCACGCTATTAAATGTCTATAAACAATGGTGTCTGAATGGGCGTAGCGCATCTTGGTGTCAAGATAACAAGATACAGCACAAATCGCTAAAGAGAGCTGCAGAAGTCAGACAGCAACTTGTGGAAATTACAACAAAGCAAAAACTCCCTGAAACTTCCTGTGGTAATGACTGGGATGCTGTACGTAAGGCAATTTGTGCAGGGTACTTTCATAATGCGTCAAAACTCAAGGGTTTTGGGGAATATTCCAATCTACGCAGCTTTGCGCCATGCTTTTTGCATCCATCATCTGCTCTCTATGGTATGGGATACACTCCAGATTACGTTGTCTACCATGAAGTCGTTATCACTACCAAGGAATATATGCGTTATGTGACTGCAGTCTATGCCGAATGGCTCTATCAACTTGGACCATCCTTTTTTTATCTGAAAAACATTG ATGCTTCCGGGCAAGCCCAAAGAACAAGGGATAAATTGGAAAACCAACGTTTGTTGCAAGACATGTATATTAAAAGAACCCGTGAGGATACACTCAAAAAATCGCAAGAAGATGATGCAAACACCAATGAGGTGATTTTTGGTTCGAGAAAAatcaaaagaagaaataatGTACCCATAATAAAAGACACAAATGGGTGA